A part of Aspergillus oryzae RIB40 DNA, chromosome 7 genomic DNA contains:
- a CDS encoding uncharacterized protein (lysine/ornithine N-monooxygenase) → MPLTQQRSSGEPPRLKATPKDELHDLLCVGFGPASLAIAIALHDALDPCLNKTPNSNWQPKVCFLERQKQFAWHSGMLVPGSKMQISFIKDLATMRDPRSSFTFLNYLHQKDRLIHFTNLSTFLPARMEFEDYMRWCAQRFAHVVSYGEEVIEVIPGKTNPSSTLVDFFTVKSRNVETGEISARMARKVVVALGGTAKLPKELPQDPRIMHSSKYCTTLPAMLKDSREAYNIAVLGSGQSAAEIFHDLQKRYPNSKTTLIMRDTAMRPSDDSPFLSSAERQRSLTADKATNYSVVRLELIEQIFNDMYLQRVQNPDETQWQHRILPGRKITRVEHYGPHRRMRLHVRAVKDEKDSLVGNGKETLEVDALMVATGYNRNAHEQLLKNVQHLRPAGQENWTPNREYRVELDPSKVNAQAGIWLQGCNEQTHGLSDSLLSILASRSGEMVNSIFGGEFAGTTVPDTTHIRAML, encoded by the exons ATGCCCCTCACGCAACAGCGTTCCTCTGGAGAGCCACCCCGCTTGAAAGCTACACCGAAGGACGAACTCCACGATCTCCTCTGTGTGGGCTTTGGACCGGCTTCTTTGGCTATTGCAATTGCTCTTCACGATGCCTTGGATCCGTGCCTGAACAAGACCCCCAATTCCAACTGGCAGCCCAAGGTCTGCTTCCTGGAGCGACAGAAACAATTCGCGTGGCACTCGGGCATGCTGGTTCCCGGTTCAAAGATGCAGATTTCCTTTATCAAGGATCTGGCTACCATGCGGGATCCCCGCAGCAGCTTTACTTTCCTCAACTATCTTCACCAGAAAGACCGTCTGATTCACTTCACCAACTTGAGCACCTTCCTCCCGGCTCGGATGGAGTTTGAAGATTATATGCGGTGGTGTGCACAAAGATTCGCACATGTGGTGAGCTACGGTGAAGAAGTTATCGAAGTGATTCCCGGGAAGACAAACCCGAGTAGCACGCTCGTAGACTTCTTCACGGTCAAATCTCGGAACGTAGAGACGGGAGAGATCTCTGCCAGGATGGCACGCAAAGTTGTCGTTGCCCTTGGTGGTACTGCGAAGCTGCCCAAGGAGCTACCCCAAGACCCAAGGATTATGCATTCGTCCAAGTACTGTACTACTTTACCTGCCATGTTAAAGGACAGCCGAGAGGCCTACAACATTGCTGTACTTGGCAGCGGTCAAAGTGCCGCAGAAATCTTCCATGACCTCCAAAAACGCTACCCGAACTCGAAGACGACGCTGATTATGCGAGACACTGCTATGCGACCCAGTGATGATTCGCCATT CCTTTCCTCTGCCGAACGCCAGCGCTCCCTCACTGCTGACAAGGCAACCAACTATAGCGTCGTCCGACTTGAGTTGATTGAGCAGATCTTCAATGACATGTACCTACAGAGGGTACAAAACCCCGATGAGACACAATGGCAGCATCGCATCCTCCCTGGCCGCAAGATTACCCGAGTTGAGCATTACGGACCGCATAGGCGGATGCGGCTTCATGTCCGGGCTGTGAAAGACGAGAAGGACAGCCTTGTTGGCAACGGCAAGGAAACATTGGAGGTGGACGCACTTATGGTGGCTACAGGCTACAACCGCAATGCGCACGAGCAACTACTGAAGAACGTACAGCACCTGCGCCCCGCCGGCCAGGAGAACTGGACCCCCAACAGGGAATACCGTGTTGAGCTGGACCCAAGCAAGGTTAACGCGCAGGCTGGAATCTGGTTACAAGGTTGCAACGAGCAAACGCATGGGCTGAGTGACAGTCTCTTGTCCATCTTAGCGTCACGCAGTGGTGAAATGGTGAACTCGATTTTTGGAGGCGAGTTTGCGGGAACGACGGTGCCGGACACCACTCACATCCGCGCTATGCTCTAA
- a CDS encoding ankyrin repeat domain-containing DHHC palmitoyltransferase family protein (ankyrin repeat and DHHC-type Zn-finger domain containing proteins), with translation MSSGNSSTGTHTNGNFATLGSSPPSAVGGKGRAIPPKVTHEDASVELKTMNPERGAARGSIPLGEDIMQIARIGEVPAMQRLFDEKKFSANHKDEEGITPLHWAAINNQYAMCKFLLDSGADVNAKGGESVATPAMWAAQRCHYYIVHLLLQRGADPLLTDVQGYNILHLATIDGNAFLLVLLLHQEIPVDVVDQQGHTGLMWAAYKGYPALVDLFLRWGAHANAVDEGGLTPLHWALVKGSLPCVLKLIEYGADKFAKTRDGKTPAVVAGEMNTTRVWYRALDEYGYDLDGNAKVSSSGLASWVRNKSLMSKFFFLWPFAIVFAAVWILSNMVVYAAIPMMLVTVFGLQWVAQKAASQGPSEYRILQKTPYLSGVFAGSLFWVGFRYVFYVLPVTYSTSPILNGLFAIFFSLTTYFYIYSMVEDPGFVPKLGSRNQQRAVITELFEQWKFDEENFCVSCMVRRPLRSKHCKRCARCVAKHDHHCPWIDNCVGANNLRHFVLYITCLEVGIVLFVQLTFNYINSLPAPAQPQCNIINETLCDFVLRDTFTLVLDLWVCIQLVWITMLVAVQMIQISRNQTTYENMRGHSVDRSYPSSRAFASAVAAGTTSLNAAGLTSSGQGPNPALAQGAPRHRKHGCLQQWSSLLGIDTFFATARDGLRDGPRAVRPKNPFSRGVVTNCRDFWCDPAPYFGKREPGAAMLGGEVINYNRMYETPSRMHSGGGYQSLSVEDPEQGV, from the exons ATGTCCTCCGGGAATTCTTCGACAGGAACGCACACCAACGGCAATTTTGCAACCCTAGGCTCAAGTCCACCCTCCGCAGTCGGCGGTAAAGGCCGAGCCATCCCTCCAAAGGTTACCCACGAAGATGCCAGTGTTGAGCTCAAGACAATGAACCCAGAGCGTGGAGCTGCCAGGGGGTCAATCCCCCTTGGTGAAGATATCATGCAGATTGCCCGGATAGGGGAGGTTCCTGCCATGCAAAGATTATtcgacgagaagaagttcaGTGCCAACCAtaaggatgaggaagggaTTACCCCATTACAC TGGGCTGCGATCAATAACCAGTACGCCATGTGCAAGTTCTTGCTAGACTCCGGCGCCGACGTCAATGCGAAAGGAGGCGAATCCGTAGCTACACCAGCAATGTGGGCAGCTCAACGGTGTCATTACTATATTGTCCACCTTCTGCTCCAACGGGGCGCCGACCCTCTCCTTACCGACGTCCAAGGCTACAACATTCTTCACCTGGCTACTATTGATGGAAATGCCTTTTTACTGGTGCTACTTCTGCACCAAGAAATACCGGTAGACGTCGTCGACCAACAAGGACATACTGGCTTGATGTGGGCCGCTTACAAAGGGTATCCtgctttggtggatttaTTCCTGCGATGGGGCGCTCATGCCAATGCTGTCGACGAGGGCGGGCTTACTCCCCTCCATTGGGCCCTCGTGAAAGGGTCCTTGCCCTGTGTTCTGAAATTGATCGAGTATGGCGCGGATAAGTTTGCGAAAACCAGGGATGGTAAAACGCCGGCAGTTGTGGCCGGGGAGATGAATACCACACGCGTGTGGTATCGTGCTTTGGATGAATATGGTTATGACCTCGATGGGAATGCGAAGGTTTCGTCTTCTGGACTGGCTTCTTGGGTGCGTAATAAGAGCTTAATGTCTaagttctttttcctttggccTTTCGCTATTGTTTTCGCGGCCGTGTGGATACTGAGCAATATGGTGGTCTACGCTGCTATCCCGATGATGCTTGTGACCGTCTTTGGGCTACAATGGGTAGCGCAGAAGGCTGCCAGCCAAGGTCCTTCCGAATATCGGATTCTGCAAAAAACG CCTTATTTATCCGGCGTTTTTGCAGGCTCCCTATTCTGGGTGGGCTTCAGATACGTCTTCTACGTACTGCCGG TGACTTACTCTACATCTCCGATACTTAATGGGCTTTTTGCTATATTTTTCTCCCTGACAACTTATTTCTACATATACTCGATGGTTGAAGACCCTGGGTTCGTTCCAAAACTTGGCAGTAGAAACCAACAAAGAGCAGTCATTACGGAGCTCTTCGAACAGTGGAAGTTTGACGAAGAAAATTTCTGCGTTAGCTGCATGGTCCGAAGACCCTTGCGAAGCAAGCATTGCAAGCGCTGTGCGCGCTGCGTTGCGAAACATGACCA CCATTGTCCCTGGATTGATAATTGCGTCGGAGCAAATAACCTACGCCATTTCGTTCTATATATTACCTGCTTGGAGGTTGGTATTGTCCTTTTCGTACAGCTAACCTTTAATT ATATCAACAGCTTGCCAGCACCCGCGCAGCCCCAGTGTAACATCATCAACGAAACTCTTTGTGACTTTGTGCTCCGTGACACATTTACTCTTGTTCTCGATCTATGGGTATGCATTCAGCTGGTCTGGATCACTATGCTCGTTGCCGTCCAGATGATCCAAATTTCTCGTAATCAGACGACATATGAGAACATGAGAGGGCACTCGGTTGACCGAAGCTATCCTAGCTCGCGGGCTTTTGCCTCTGCAGTAGCGGCCGGGACAACGTCCCTCAATGCTGCCGGTCTAACGTCTTCTGGCCAAGGTCCAAATCCCGCCCTTGCCCAGGGTGCTCCTCGCCATCGGAAACATGGTTGCTTGCAGCAATGGTCATCCCTCCTTGGCATTGATACGTTCTTTGCTACTGCGCGAGATGGGCTGCGTGACGGCCCACGTGCTGTCCGGCCCAAGAACCCGTTCTCGCGGGGCGTTGTCACCAATTGTCGAGATTTCTGGTGTGACCCAGCTCCGTACTTTGGAAAACGAGAACCAGGCGCGGCTATGCTTGGTGGTGAAGTGATCAACTATAACCGCATGTATGAGACTCCGTCCCGGATGCATAGTGGTGGCGGGTATCAGAGTCTATCAGTTGAAGACCCGGAACAAGGTGTCTAA